The Martelella endophytica genome contains the following window.
CTCCGCCTTCTCGGCCAGCGCGCGCGCGCGACGGACGCCCTCGGCTTCAACAACATCTTCCGTCTCGCGCAGGCCGGCCGTATCGTAAAGCCGAACGGCATAACCACCGATATCGAGCTGTACCTCGAGAATGTCGCGTGTCGTGCCGGCGACATCGGTGACAATGGCAATGTCGCGCCGCGCCAAAGCATTGAGAAGGCTTGATTTTCCGGCGTTTGGCGGACCGGCGATAACCACCTGGTAACCATCCCGGATGATTTCTGCGGCCTGCCCGCCTTCCAGATGCGAGCGAATGGCTTCCGTGGTCGCGGCAACGCCATCCCAGATGGTGGCCGAGACGGAGCCCGGAATGTCCTCCTCATCGGAGAAATCGAGCTCGGCCTCGATCATCGCCCGAGCATGGGTGAGTTCCCGCGCCCAGCCTTCGTAGAGTCCCGAAAGCGCACCGCCCGCCTGTTCCATGGCCAGTCGCCGCTGCATCTCGGTTTCGGCGACGATCATGTCGGAAAGGCCCTCTGCCTCGACCAGATCGAGCTTGCCGTTCTCGAACGCCCGCCGGGTGAATTCGCCAGCTTCCGCATGGCGCATGCCGGGCATGGCTGAAAGCCGATCGAGCATGGCCCGCACCACGGCGCGGCCACCATGCAGATGAAACTCGACACAGTCCTCGCCGGTGAAGGAGGCCGGGGCCCGAAAGGCGAGAACCAGACCGGTATCGATCGCACCACCCTCGGCATCCGCAAGCCGCATCAGTCGCGCCCGGCGCGGCTGCGGAACCGCGCCGGCAATGGCCTGGCATGCCGCAAACGCTTCCGGTCCCGAAATCCGCACGACGGCAACGCCTGCGGGCAAGGCGCCGCTGGAAAGGGCGTAGATCGTGTCGAGATCAGAAGACATTTCGATAACCTGAGCTATTTCAATGTTTTGGATGGCAGGTTCCAGAAACGGAAAATCTCCCCACAGGGGGGAGATTGACCTTGGACTTCAGTGTTTTCAACCCGAACAGCGTCAGGTGTTCATCGAGTCGAAGAACTCCGCATTGTTCTTCGTCTGCTTCAGCTTGTCGATCAGGAACTCGATACCATCGGTCGTGCCCATCGGGGCGAGGATACGGCGAAGGACGAAAATCTTCTGCAGGTCCTGACGCGGAACCAGAAGGTCTTCCTTACGCGTACCGGACTTGAGGATATCCATGGCCGGGAAGATGCGCTTGTCGGCGACCTTGCGGTCGAGCACGATTTCCGAGTTGCCGGTACCCTTGAACTCTTCGAAGATGACTTCGTCCATGCGGCTGCCGGTATCGATCAGCGCGGTCGCGATGATGGTCAGCGAACCGCCTTCCTCGATGTTGCGGGCCGCACCGAAGAAGCGCTTCGGCCGCTGCAGGGCGTTGGCGTCGACACCACCGGTCAGCACCTTGCCGGAAGACGGCACGACGGTGTTGTAGGCACGGCCGAGACGGGTGATCGAGTCAAGGAGGATGACGACATCGCGGCCATGTTCGACAAGGCGCTTCGCCTTCTCGATGACCATTTCGGCAACCTGGACGTGGCGGGCAGCCGGCTCGTCAAAGGTGGAGGAAACGACCTCGCCCTTCACCGAACGCTGCATGTCGGTCACTTCCTCGGGGCGCTCGTCGATGAGCAGCACGATCAGGAAGCATTCCGGATGGTTGGCGGTGATCGAATGGGCGATGTTCTGCAGGAGAACCGTCTTACCCGTGCGCGGCGGCGCGACGATCAGGCCACGCTGGCCCTTGCCGAGCGGCGCCACCAGATCGATGACGCGCGGCGACAGATCCTTCGACGTCGGATTGTCGAGCTCCATGTTGAAGCGCTCGTCCGGATAAAGCGGCGTCAGATTGTCGAAGTGGACCTTGTGGCGGATCTTTTCCGGATCGTCGGAATTGATCGTGTTGACCTTCAGCAGCGCGAAATAGCGCTCGCCCTCCTTCGGCCCGCGGATCGGTCCTTCGACCGTATCACCGGTCTTGAGCGCGAAACGGCGGATCTGCGAAGGGGAAATATAGATATCGTCCGGACCCGGAAGATAGTTGGCGTTGGCCGAGCGCAGGAAGCCGAAGCCATCCTGCAGCACTTCCACGACGCCCTCGCCGATGATCTCGACTTCCTGTGTGGCGAGCACTTTCAGGATGGCAAACATCAGTTCCTGCTTGCGCATCGTGCTCGCGCCTTCAACCTCGAGAGATTCGGCAAAGGCAAGGAGATCGGTCGGCGTTTTGCTCTTCAGTTCCTGGAGCTTCATTTGCGACATGAAGAAAACCGTAAATGTGTGGTGATGATAGAAAGGCTGGTTGCGCTGGTAGAGCGAGGCCAAGTCGGATTGGCGCAGGGGAGTACTTTCGCACAGCCTTTTTGGATGAGTTGGCCGGAAGATACTGATTTGCCGTCGCGGTTACAAGAGCAAATCGCAACTTTTACCGCAGAAAAACGGTCAAACCCTTCATCATTCGATTAAAACGGCTTCAGGATGACCATGATCACGGCGATCACCATCAGCACCGTCGGCACCTCGTTGAAGATGCGCCAATGCCGCGGCGTGGTGT
Protein-coding sequences here:
- the rho gene encoding transcription termination factor Rho, giving the protein MSQMKLQELKSKTPTDLLAFAESLEVEGASTMRKQELMFAILKVLATQEVEIIGEGVVEVLQDGFGFLRSANANYLPGPDDIYISPSQIRRFALKTGDTVEGPIRGPKEGERYFALLKVNTINSDDPEKIRHKVHFDNLTPLYPDERFNMELDNPTSKDLSPRVIDLVAPLGKGQRGLIVAPPRTGKTVLLQNIAHSITANHPECFLIVLLIDERPEEVTDMQRSVKGEVVSSTFDEPAARHVQVAEMVIEKAKRLVEHGRDVVILLDSITRLGRAYNTVVPSSGKVLTGGVDANALQRPKRFFGAARNIEEGGSLTIIATALIDTGSRMDEVIFEEFKGTGNSEIVLDRKVADKRIFPAMDILKSGTRKEDLLVPRQDLQKIFVLRRILAPMGTTDGIEFLIDKLKQTKNNAEFFDSMNT
- the mnmE gene encoding tRNA uridine-5-carboxymethylaminomethyl(34) synthesis GTPase MnmE, whose protein sequence is MSSDLDTIYALSSGALPAGVAVVRISGPEAFAACQAIAGAVPQPRRARLMRLADAEGGAIDTGLVLAFRAPASFTGEDCVEFHLHGGRAVVRAMLDRLSAMPGMRHAEAGEFTRRAFENGKLDLVEAEGLSDMIVAETEMQRRLAMEQAGGALSGLYEGWARELTHARAMIEAELDFSDEEDIPGSVSATIWDGVAATTEAIRSHLEGGQAAEIIRDGYQVVIAGPPNAGKSSLLNALARRDIAIVTDVAGTTRDILEVQLDIGGYAVRLYDTAGLRETEDVVEAEGVRRARALAEKAELVLLLNDLSEQMSEASELTDRDCLRIGTKVDMVSGETGGYDLVLSAKTGEGLDRLIAAIGDRLAVRLGGLSLSLPVRERQRGYLREALTHLEAALAARTLSPEFPSEALRAAAQSLGRITGRVDVEDLLDVIFSSFCVGK